The nucleotide sequence aagagtcttgttgtctcactgtttgtctcatcCTAAAGAAGAGttttgttgtctcactgtttgtctcaacctaaagaagagtcttgtctcactgtttgtctcaacctaaagaagagtcttgttgtctcaacctaaagaagagtcttgttgtctcaacctaaagaagagtcttgttgtctcaacctaaagaagagtcttgttgtctcactgtttgtctcatcCTAAAGAAGAGttttgttgtctcactgtttgtctcaacctaaagaagagacttgttgtctcactgtttgtttcaacctaaagaagagacttgttgtctcactgtttgtctcaacctaaagaagagacttgttgtctcaacctaaagaagagacttgttgtctcactgtttgtctcaacctaaagaagagacttgttgtctcactgtttgtctcaacgtAAAGAAGACTcttgttgtctcaacctaaagaagagtcttgttgtctcactgtttgtctcaacctaaagaagtgTCTTGTTGTCacaacctaaagaagagacttgttgtctcactgtttgtctcaacctaaagaatagacttgttgtctcactgtctcaacctaaagaagagtcttgttgtctcactgtttgtctcaacctaaagaagagtcttgttgtctcactgtttgtctcaacctaaagaagagtcttgttgtctaaacctaaagaagagtcttgttgtctcactgtttgtctcaacctaaagaagtgtcttgttgtctcactgtttgtctcaacctaaagaagagtcttgtctcactgtttgtctcaacctaaagaagagacttgttgtctcactgtttgtctcaacctaaagaagagacttgttgtctcactgtttgtctcaacctaaagaagagtcttgttgtctcaacctaaagaagagacttgttgtctcactgtttgtctcaacctaaagaagagacttgttgtctcactatttgtctcaacctaaagaagagacttgttgtctcactgtttgtctcaacctaaagaagagacttgttgtctcactgtttgtctcaacctaaagaagagtcttgttgtctcactgtttgtctcaacctaaagaagagtcttgtctcactgtttgtctcaacctaaagaagagacttgttgtctcactgtttgtctcaacctaaagaagagtcttgtctcactgtttgtctcaacctaaagaagagtcttgttgtctcactgtttgtctcaacctaaagaagagtcttgttgtctcaacctaaagaagagtcttgttgtctcactgtttgtctcaacctaaagaagagtcttgttgtctcaacctaaagaagagacttgtctcactgtttgtctcaacctaaagaagagacttgttgtctcaacctaaagaagagtcttgttgtctcactgtttgtctcaacctaaagaagagtcttgttgtctcaacctaaagaagagtcttgttgtctcaacctaaagaagagtcttgttgtctcactgtttgtctcaacataaagaagagtcttgttgtctcactgtttgtctcaacctaaagaagagtcttgttgtctcaatctaaagaagagtcttgttgtctcactgtttgtctcaacctaaagaagagtcttgttgtctcaacctaaagaagagacttgtctcactgtttgtctcaacctaaagaagagacttgttgtctcaacctaaagaagagtcttgttgtctcactgtttgtctcaacctaaagaagagtcttgttgtctcactgtttgtctcaacctaaagaagagtcttgttgtctcactgtttgtctcaacctaaagaagagtcttgttgtctcaacctaaagaagagtcttgttgtctcactgtttgtctcaacctaaagaagagtcttgttgtctcactgtttgtctcaacctaaagaagagtcttgttgtctcaacctaaagaagagtcttgttgtctcaacctaaagaagagacttgttgtctcactgtttgtctcaacctaaagaagagtcttgttgtctcactgtttgtctcaacctaaagaagagacttgttgtctcactgtttgtctcaacctaaagaagagacttgttgtctcactgtttgtctcaacctaaagacgagacttgttgtctcactgtttgcctcaacctaaagaagagacttgttgtctcactgtttgtctcaacctaaagaagagacttgttgtctcactgtttgtctcaacctaaagaagagacctgtctcactgtttgtctcaacctaaagaagagacttgttgtctcactgtttgtctcaacctaaagaagagtcttgttgtctcactgtttgtctcaacctaaagaagagtcttgtctcactgtttgtctaaacataaagaagagacttgttgtctcaacctaaagacgAGACTTGTTgtgtcactgtttgtctcaacctaaagaagagacttgttgtctcaacctaaagaagagacttgtctcactgtttgtctcaacctaaagaagagacttgttgtctcaacctaaagaagagacttgttgtctcaacctaaagaagagacttgtctcactgtttgtctaaacataaagaagagacttgttgtctcaacctaaagaagagacttgtctcactgtttgtctaaacataaagaagagacttgtctcactgtttgtctcaacctaaagacgAGACTTGTTGTGTCACTGTTACCGTAGGCTACAGTAAATGCAAATAGTAACAAAACAGATTTTGTTACAATGACAAAAGAAAACCCTATGTAATCATGCTATTGTTgaggggtcaattccatttcaactgAAAATCAATTTGCATAAAGAAATAATGATAATTTAGGCCATGTCATTTaaatgaattgaattgaaatggaactgaccccaaaaCCGGTTTGCTGGTTTGACCTGCTATCTCCCAATGCAGCGTCTAACTGACGATGGCGCCACTCAGAAGTCGCCCCTGTGTGGTCTGAACATTAAAACTGCACAAGGTGATGATGCCCCGTCTGTCTGTCCACTGTATTCCTGCTGTCTGTTGTCTGACTCATTTAGTAAGCTCCCAGCCAAGCATAACACTCCTCATcacctacctctgtctctgtcatctgtctttctcttcccctctaaCTACCTCTCTCTAGTATTTTTTACTATCACacattttccatgacacccaaaactacttgttacattttgaatgtttagcaggacaggaaaatggtccaatgcCACACTTATCAAGGAAATACGTGGTCATCAtccctgcctctgatctggcagtaacttttatttgagtcattttctattaaggtatctttacttttactcaagtatgacaattgggtacattTTCCAGCAGtacgtctgtctctgtctctgtctctgtctctgtctctgtctctgtctctgtctctgtctctgtctctctctctctctctctctctctcttaacagtaaacattaacagtaaacattacacatacagaagtttcaaaacaataaagacattacaaatgtcatattatatatacagtgttgtaacaatgtacaaatggttaaagtacacaatggaaaataaataagcataaatatgggttgtatttacaatggtgtttgttcttcactatttgcccttttcttgtggcaacaggtcacaaatcttgctgctgaaCTCCCatatcacccagtagatatgagagtttatcaaaattggatttgttttcgaattctttgtggatctgtgtgatctgagggaaatatgtctctctctctctctctctctctctctctctctctctctctctctctctctctctctctctctctctctctctctgtgtttctctctctctcaatccattTTCTCTTATCTACTCTAATTCCTCCACTCCTCTTTACCTGTAAAGTGATGAGGAAATGAAGGTTCAGAGCCCTAGGATGGATTTGTTATTCCATTAGCTGTCAATCACACATAGATATGAACCATGTTGCTCTCCATTACAGGCAGGTTTCATTGGATTAAACCTGTCAGCCAAGCAATGATGGACAGAGCACAAAACCCCACCCATCGAGGGGTGGAGAACTGTCGTTTTCTCAACCACTCacatctctctcaccttcctcttctcatctttatcctctcctcctctctcttctactctctatcctcttctcctttctatcctctcatcctctctctcctcctctcctctcttttcttctcctctcctcctctccctcctctcccttttactctctatcctctcctcctctctcttctactctctatcctctcctcctctctcttctactctctatcctctcctcctctctcctctactctctatcctctcatcctctctcttctcctctatatcctctcatcctctctcttctactctctatcctctcctcctctctcttctactctctatcctatcctcctctctcttctcctctatatcctctcctcctctctcttctcctctcctttcttctctatcctctcctctctcttctactctcctcctctcttttcttatctctatcctttcctcctctctctactctctatcctatcctcttctctcttctgctCTACATCctgttctcccctctcttctcctctctgtcctctcctcttctcacttctcctctgtacactctctccctctctcttctactctctatcctctcctcctctctcttctcttctatatcatgtcctcctctctcttctactctctatcctctcctcctctctcttctcttctatatcatgtcctcctctctcttctactctctatcctctcctcctctctcttctcttctatatcatgtcctcctctctcttctcttctatatcctgtcctgctctctcttttcctttctattctatcctcctctctcttctcctctctatcctctcctcctctctcttctcctctctatcctctcctctctctcctctctatcctctccccctctctatcctctctatcctctatagacaggaatgtgttgcttCTCTCTCTaatagacaggaatgtgttgcttCTCTCTCTaatagacaggaatgtgttgcttCTCTaatagacaggaatgtgttgcttCTCTCTCTaatagacaggaatgtgttgcttCTCTATCTaatagacaggaatgtgttgcttCTCTCTCTaatagacaggaatgtgttgcttCTCTCTCTaatagacaggaatgtgttgcttCTCTCTATAGTAGACAGGAATgtgctgcttctctctctagtagacaggaatgtgttgcttCTCTCTATagtagacaggaatgtgttgcttctctctctagtagacaggaatgtgttgcttCTCTCTCTaatagacaggaatgtgttgcttctctctctagtagacaggaatgtgttgcttCTCTCTaatagacaggaatgtgttgcttCTCTCTCTACTAGACAGGAATGTGCTGCTTCTCTCTCTaatagacaggaatgtgttgcttCTCTCTCTaatagacaggaatgtgttgcttctctctctagtagacaggaatgtgttgcttCTCTCTaatagacaggaatgtgttgcttctctctctagtagacaggaatgtgttgcttctctctctagtagacaggaatgtgttgcttCTCTCTCTaatagacaggaatgtgttgcttctctctctagtagacaggaatgtgttgcttCTCTCTaatagacaggaatgtgttgcttCTCTCTCTACTAGACAGGAATGTGCTGCTTCTCTCTCTaatagacaggaatgtgttgcttCTCTCTCTaatagacaggaatgtgttgcttctctctctagtagacaggaatgtgttgcttCTCTCTaatagacaggaatgtgttgcttctctctctagtagacaggaatgtgttgcttCTCTCTCTaatagacaggaatgtgttgcttctctctctagtagacaggaatgtgttgcttctctctctagtagacaggaatgtgttgcttCTCTCTCTaatagacaggaatgtgttgcttCTCTCTCTaatagacaggaatgtgttgcttCTCTCTCTaatagacaggaatgtgttgcttctctctctagtagacaggaatgtgttgcttctctctctagtagacaggaatgtgttgcttctctctctagtagacaggaatgtgttgcttctctctctaacagacaggaatgtgttgcttctctctctagtagacaggaatgtgttgcttctctttctactagacaggaatgtgttgcttctctctctaacagacaggagTGTGTGTGGGACCGGAAGGCAGAAGAAGGCTCGGCTGGCTAACAACCTTGGAGAGAAGGTCCAGCATCGGCCCGGACCTCTGGACCTACTGCACAAACACATACTTCATCCGGAGAACCGTGAGTTAATGCACACACGCACGAAATAACTATAGACGTTTTAAAACAGTCCAGATGTCATTACTAATTAACAAattccttctccccctcttcccttaGGCCcggtctccttccctctctcttcagatGTCTTCCAAGATGACATCTCTTCCTGCTCTTCCTCCTTGTCTCCCGAGCAACTCGGGGTCCTCCAATCACCAGCCTTCTCCTCGTCGCCGGGGTTCTCAGACGACCAATCACTGAGTGACCTGTCCCCTGGGGTCTTGCCCCTTACCCACAGTCCCGCCCATGTTCAGGTGAGATGACCTTCCCCTAAATCCTAACTTCAACCATCAGGTGAGATTACGTTCCCCTaaatcctaacctcaaccatcaaatgagattaccttcccctaaatcctAACCATCAAGTgagattaccttcccctaaatcctaacctcaaccatcAGGTGAGAATACCTTCCCCTAAATCCTAACCATCAAGTGAGATTACCTTCCTCTaaatcctaacctcaaccatcaggtgagattaccttcccctaaatactAACCATCAAGTgagattaccttcccctaaatcctAACTTCAACCATCAGGTgagattaccttcccctaaatcctaacctcaaccatcaggtgagattaccttcccctaaatcctAACCATCAAGTgagattaccttcccctaaatcatAACCTCAACCATCAGGTgagattaccttcccctaaatcctAACCATCAAATgagattaccttcccctaaatcctaacctcaaccatcaggtgagattaccttcccctaaatcatAACCTCAACCATCAGGTgagattaccttcccctaaatcctaacctcaaccatcAGGTGAGATTACCTTCCCCTATATCCTAACCTCAACCATCAAGTgagattaccttcccctaaatcctaacctcaaccatcaaatgagattaccttcccctaaatcctAACCATCAAGTgagattaccttcccctaaatcctAACGTCAACCATCAGGTgagattaccttcccctaaatcctaacctcaaccatcAACACGGGAAACACAAAACTGACTTTAGAACTGCAAGTCATGTTTGGATGACAGCATTTGCTATGACCTGTTTATATTTCTGTACTGCTTTCCTGCAGTCTATCTTGGCGTTGCTCCCAGCAACCGAGGGCATCAGCCAGCCAATGAGCATGACCATGGGCGACTCCAACTCCATGGCAACGACCGAGAGACCAAAGGGGATGTATCTGACCTCCCATGCCACGCCCCTGCTGCCAAAGGTACTGGAACAGGGTTACTTAGAAATAGACCAAACACACATCCAGAACAATGTGGAAATGCATCTGTAAAAAGCTTTATAGAATGCATGAAGAATGAATTGATTGAAGCATTAACAatggattgattgatttattgattgattggtgGTAAAGTCAATCAAAAATAATCCCATGCATATACAGTATTACGGTATTACAGTATTACGGTATTACAGTattactgtaacgtcctgaccagagttcgtatgtgttttgcttgtttagtgttggtcaggacgtgagctgggtgggaattctatgttgtgtgtctagtttgtctgtttctatgttgggttaaatgtgtgcctgatatggttctcaattagaggcaggtgtttgacgtttcctctgattgagaaccatattaaggtaggctgttctcactgtttgtttgtggttgattgttcctgtgtcagtgttggtgctacacgggactgtgacggttagtgtgttttgtcagtttgtatagtgtcttttgttttattaaattcattatgtctaattaccacgctgcacattggtcctctgatccttctcgcctctcctcgtctgaggaggaggaggacttagactgccgttacaattaCAGTATTAcggtattacagtattacagcatTACAGATGTTAATAGACTATAGATAATAATAGACTCTgcatagagagacagacatgttttGACTGTGAGGGTCAGATACAGTATATCAGTCTCTTCTTCTCCCGGTGTCTACTGATAGGTATTCAACCACATAGCATAATGTACACACTCACTCTGGTGTTATGCATTTATTAGTGTCGACAGTCACTACCAACGGAACTATGCCTTATGGATTTAgtcacgcacgcatgcacacacacacaaacacacacctgccTGTCACGGTTTCACACATGCGTTTAATGCCAGGATTCAGCTAGGATACTGACTGTTCAACCATTACAACCTGAAAGGATCACATATGTTACATGACATATTGTATACATCCTGCTGTTAACTTTGCCTTAGGAACTCATGACATGGTAGTACTTTCAGAACTGGCTGTACTCATCAGAACTGATCTGACCTCTCTCAGGTTATACTGTTTATGTATTTTGACAATGCTTGAATAATATATTTCTAATAAAAATATGGGATATGAGAAATATTACTTTGATTcattctctgtctccccctctccctccccatcccctcccacctctccctccccatcccctcccccctcttcctcttcctttctcCACCTTTCTCAGACAGCCCGGTCTCTCACACCTCCCTCCGACTCTTCCTCCCTTACTCCCTTCCTGACTTCCTCTCGCCCCCCCCGCCCGCGGAAACCACGGGATTCACAGCCCAAGATGAGGAAACTCAAATACCATCAGTACATTCCCCCCGACCAGAGAGCCACGGCCGGGACTGCCGGTAATAGTCTTTATACTTTCAAAAACATGATGATATTTTATGTATATTTTACCTTTCATACAATACTTGCAGCCCAATGTGCTTTACATGACAAATGTTGTCAAAATGAGTCCACTAAACAGCAGGGAAGTTGATCATTATTAACATTGTGCTCAGGGGGAGGGGCCAGTCAGAGGAGCCCCACACCAGCCCAGCTCTTAGACCCCGCCTACTCCAGCCTCCTGCAGCAACAGCAGGTGTTCCTCCAGCTGCAGATCCTCCAGAACCAACAGCAGAATCAGCAGCAACAGgaccagcagcaacagcagcagctcaCCGTCACATCCAGGTAGGTACCACTACATACACCACACCAAAGCTCCCTCCCCTGGGCCTTCTCACAACAACTGTGCTTTCATTCAGATCttatactgttcatcagactatTTCAAGTTGGTTAACCATTACATGTGCGCTGGCAACTATCATGAATGTTTTGTTTTTATCAAAGCGGAGACACCAACCAAATGGTGAGGTTCTCTGGAGCCATGCACCAGGACCCTCAGCCTGTATCCAAGGCAACAAACCACACCTCTGTGGACACAAGTCCCTCCAACAAGTCTGAGCTCCTCCCACCTAACCTGGTCGACCTCACGGTAATATGGGCAGGACAATAACTTGAATATTTGAATGTTTATAGCACTTCTCACTTCCTATTTATCTGTACCTCCTCTTCTTTATTTTGTCCTTGCTTGCTTCTCTTCattctctgacctctttctctcatccctctctatttgctgtccctgaccctgtcctcTGTCACACTCCGTCCTCCTTCTCACCCAGGTGTCTGAGTTGCGACAGCAGCTCCGTAAGCGAGGTCTTCCTGTCTCCGGCACCAAGCCCGCCCTCCTCCAGAGGCTCCGCCCTTTCCAGCTGCCCCACCTGTGCTTGACCCCTGTGCCCCTCTGCCAGCTGGGTACCAGCCTGGAACCCCTTACCCCCACCTCCTTGCTCACCCCCAGCCACTACCCCAGCTCCTGCCCCAGCTCTGGAACTGATTCCCCCACCAACAGCCCTAACCATCAGGTCTACATCCAGTCCACTGGAGTTCTGAGCGGGGTTCCAAACGGAATTGTTAATGACATTCCGAATGGTAATACTAATGGTAATACTAATGGAATAGGGGTCAGTGTGGTGGAGGAGCAGTGTGGCTTCCTGGCCCCTGCGTTAACCCCATCATCGACACCCAGCCCCGGTCTCCCCCCACGCTCCTCTTCGCCACTGTCGACTGGCGCCTCCTGGCGGTCGGAACAGGAGCAGCAGGAGCTGAGCCTGGAGctagagatgagggagaggatgaggagcaggcccagggagaggctatctcctcctctgtctctatcctgtGGGggttccctccatcccttcctgcAACAGGATCCAAGATGGCCCAGAGAGACACCAGAGAGGGAAGGACAGACAGAGATCCTGTTCACACAGGTAAACTAACACGCTTGACtgttagtcagtcagacagacagacagacagacagacagacagacagacagacagacagacagacagatcagtcTCTCCTatatctgacagacagacagatacaccatAGTCTCTCCTATATCTGACTCAGTCAAACAGATACACCATAGTCTCTCCTATATCTGACAGATATACCATAGTCTCTCCTATATCTGACTCAGTCAAACAGATACACCATAGTCTCTCCTATATCTGACTCAGACAAACAGATACACCATAGTCTCTCCTATAtctgactcagacagacagatacactgtaGTCTCTCCTATAtctgactcagacagacagatacaccagTCTCTCCTACAtctgactcagacagacagatacaccatAGTCTCTCCTatatctgacagacagacagatacaccagTCACTCCTATACCTGACTCAGTCAGACAGATACACCATAGTGTCTCCTATATCTGactcagacagacagctacaccatagtctctcctatacctgactcagacagacagctacacCATAGTCTCTCCTATGCCTAAattagacagacagatacaccagTCTCTCATatacctgacagacagacagatacaccagTCACTCCTATACCTGACTCCCTATATCTGAATCAGACAGACAAATACACCATAGTCTCTCATATAcctgactcagacagacagatatgccaTAGTCTCTCCTATATCTGaatcagacagacagctacacCATAGTCTCTCCTATAtctgactcagacagacagatacgcCATAGTCTCTCCTATAtctgactcagacagacagatacgcCATAGTCTCTCCTATAtctgactcagacagacagatacgcCATAGTCTCTCCTAtatctgacagacagacaaatacacCATAGTGTCTCCTatacctgacagacagacagatacatccGTCTCTCATatacctgacagacagacagatacatccGTCTCTCCTATACCTGACTCAGTCAGACAGATACACCAGTCTCTCATATAcctgactcagacagacagatacaccagTCACTCCTAAACctaagagacagacagatagaccagTTTCTTCTATACCTGGCAGCCAGACAGATACACCATAGTCTCTCCTATACCTGACATACAGACAGATACATCATTCACTTCTATAcctgactcagacagacagatacaccagTCTCTTCTATACTTGACTCATCTCTCCCCAATAAACTTCACGCAGGTACACAACTATATCATCCACAAGATTTAGCTGAGACAGTGCAACACATCACTGTGATTTTATCTTACCATTTACAATATTCACCGTTAAATACTGTATAGcttcatacagtatgtacaattgAACCTTCTCCACTGTCCAATCAGGTGTTCTGTTGCCAGCCGTGGGATGTGATTGGCCAGGACTTTGAGCTGCCCATGCAGATCACAGCCAGTCCCATTCAAGCGCCACCCAGCGTCCGCAGTCTGGAGGAGGAGCTGCAGGAGGCCATTAACAGAGtactggtcagtgtgtgtgtgtgtgtgtgtgtgtggaaatcaGGTTCACTGCTGACATTCATTGTATTTTGTAAAAGGTGACCCTGTCAAGTAAACCCTTGGGTGAtttccctgtctctgtcctgccctcCTTAGATGGACCCCAGTCAGTCAATAGAGGACATTCTGGAGGAACCTACCACCTGTGTGGGTGAGTGGATAGCTCTCTGGCCTCTTAACAATGACACTTTATAGTTCTGTAGTCACCAAGACTGGTCATGGATAATTACAggcttttgtttgtttgtaatgccttccccctctcttctagactcgcactcctcctctgtctcagTCACTATCCTCCctggcccctcctctcctccccaaacAGACCAAGCCCAGCCTTTCCGTTGTCATTCAAAGGATGACaacttcctgtcctctcctctctgctcctccctcctGCTGGAGCTCCCGCCGTCGCCTTCGACGATGGTTCCCCGCCAAGCCGCCCcaccccatctccctccctccatctgtacTTCTCCCCTGCCTCCCGCTGTGACCTCACGGAAGAGGCCGGCTCAGGCAACCTTTGACCCTGCTGATTGGTTGGAGTCGCTAGCCTCTGGACTCCGCCCTCTCAGTCCTCCATCTGGCCCATTCGTTGAGACCGACTTTGGCCTCAATTCGGATCTGAACGTCAACCGAGCGTTGGATCTCATGGTGGAGCAGTGGTGAACGTCTTAGGTGGactgagtgtcagtgtgtgtgtttgaatgtgtgtgtgttagtcgaACTTCAACATACACCTCTCAAACAATGGGAACAGATTTGTGaatgtccatccatccatcagtctatccatccatcccctctGTCCACTTTGTGAGTGAGTAGTCTGTTTGAGAGAGCTGACTGCAGGTCTGAACCCCAAGCAATGTCGAGAGACAGATGCTACTGCATTGGAAGAGATGAAAAAAGACTGAGTTGCATTGGTGGAACAATAACTGGCAGAGGGactcacacactcacgcacacactcacgcacacgcacacgcacacgcacacgcacacgcacacaccacacacacacacacacacacacacacaatgcatatTTGGAGTCACACACAATCCAACACATTGTTTACAGCCACAGTCCATAGTGTTCCCCCAGCCACAGTCATTGAGTCCGAGTCATTCATAAAGGGCAGACAGGGCACACAGCTTGTCCATGTCTCCAGACCTTTCCCCTAGTGCCAGACACACAGTCggcatgtggagagagagagctggcagACACCACACAACCCTTacagggaagtgtgtgtgtttgtgcacgccTGGCTGCTTCTGTTTttaagttggtgtgtgtgtgtgttaatacacatgtaacagtataggctttacgtcgtcccctcgcccgacacgggcgcgaaccagggaacctctgcacacatcaacaacagtcacccacgaagcatcgttacccatcgctccacaaaggcctttgtggagcaaggggcaaccctacttaaagtctcagagcaagtgacgtaactgattgaaatgctactagcgcgtacccgctaactagctagccatttcacatccgttacactcacccccct is from Salvelinus fontinalis isolate EN_2023a unplaced genomic scaffold, ASM2944872v1 scaffold_1348, whole genome shotgun sequence and encodes:
- the LOC129849048 gene encoding myocardin-like; its protein translation is MTLLASERSLLIRNKFRSVLQLRIQNRRQNEIDSGLKTTCSSRKGEKDQSKTLRLTDDGATQKSPLCGLNIKTAQDRSVCGTGRQKKARLANNLGEKVQHRPGPLDLLHKHILHPENRPVSFPLSSDVFQDDISSCSSSLSPEQLGVLQSPAFSSSPGFSDDQSLSDLSPGVLPLTHSPAHVQSILALLPATEGISQPMSMTMGDSNSMATTERPKGMYLTSHATPLLPKTARSLTPPSDSSSLTPFLTSSRPPRPRKPRDSQPKMRKLKYHQYIPPDQRATAGTAGGGASQRSPTPAQLLDPAYSSLLQQQQVFLQLQILQNQQQNQQQQDQQQQQQLTVTSSGDTNQMVRFSGAMHQDPQPVSKATNHTSVDTSPSNKSELLPPNLVDLTVSELRQQLRKRGLPVSGTKPALLQRLRPFQLPHLCLTPVPLCQLGTSLEPLTPTSLLTPSHYPSSCPSSGTDSPTNSPNHQVYIQSTGVLSGVPNGIVNDIPNGNTNGNTNGIGVSVVEEQCGFLAPALTPSSTPSPGLPPRSSSPLSTGASWRSEQEQQELSLELEMRERMRSRPRERLSPPLSLSCGGSLHPFLQQDPRWPRETPEREGQTEILFTQVFCCQPWDVIGQDFELPMQITASPIQAPPSVRSLEEELQEAINRVLMDPSQSIEDILEEPTTCVDSHSSSVSVTILPGPSSPPQTDQAQPFRCHSKDDNFLSSPLCSSLLLELPPSPSTMVPRQAAPPHLPPSICTSPLPPAVTSRKRPAQATFDPADWLESLASGLRPLSPPSGPFVETDFGLNSDLNVNRALDLMVEQW